A stretch of the Bdellovibrio sp. 22V genome encodes the following:
- the rpmA gene encoding 50S ribosomal protein L27, whose product MASKKAGGSTKNGRDSQSKRLGVKRFGGEKVLPGTIIVRQRGTKFHLGNNVKMGRDYTIYSVIEGLVKFERFSKERFKVSVYPKAV is encoded by the coding sequence ATGGCAAGTAAAAAAGCCGGTGGTAGTACAAAGAACGGTCGTGATTCACAGAGTAAACGCTTAGGTGTAAAACGCTTCGGTGGTGAAAAAGTTCTTCCTGGAACAATCATTGTTCGTCAACGTGGAACAAAATTCCACTTGGGCAACAACGTAAAAATGGGTCGTGACTACACGATCTACTCTGTTATCGAAGGTCTTGTTAAGTTTGAACGTTTCTCTAAAGAGCGTTTCAAAGTCAGTGTTTATCCAAAAGCTGTTTAA
- the rplU gene encoding 50S ribosomal protein L21, producing MYAIIRTGGKQYKVQAGDVLQVDKLEQKLGAEFDINEILMVGGESTHVGQPLVKGAKVTVVVTKQAKTRKQIVFKKKRRQGYRKFATHKQEFTELFVKAITSPDGKVAKTDSSANVVDVAAVRAEKAQGRVAARKERAANKGTAEVVEKAAKKVAKKKVAKKAAKKTAKKATKAGAKKKVAKKTSKKA from the coding sequence ATGTACGCGATTATTCGTACAGGCGGTAAGCAATATAAAGTTCAAGCTGGTGATGTTCTTCAAGTTGATAAGCTTGAGCAAAAGCTTGGTGCAGAGTTTGATATCAACGAAATCTTGATGGTTGGTGGTGAGTCCACTCATGTTGGTCAACCTCTTGTTAAAGGCGCTAAGGTAACTGTTGTTGTTACAAAGCAAGCTAAGACAAGAAAACAAATCGTTTTCAAAAAGAAGCGTCGTCAAGGTTACAGAAAGTTCGCAACTCACAAGCAAGAGTTCACAGAGCTTTTTGTTAAAGCAATCACTTCTCCAGATGGAAAAGTGGCTAAGACAGATTCTTCTGCAAATGTAGTAGACGTTGCAGCAGTTCGTGCAGAAAAAGCACAAGGTCGCGTAGCAGCTCGTAAAGAGCGTGCAGCGAACAAAGGAACTGCAGAAGTTGTAGAAAAAGCAGCTAAAAAAGTAGCGAAAAAGAAAGTTGCAAAAAAAGCAGCAAAGAAAACTGCTAAAAAAGCGACTAAAGCTGGCGCGAAGAAAAAAGTTGCTAAGAAGACTTCAAAGAAAGCATAA
- a CDS encoding helix-turn-helix transcriptional regulator — MNKCGDFLKKSREAQNLSQKDVASFFEYNTPQFISNWERGLSLPPVPTIRKLAKLYKISAEKLFELILEEQLFLTEKSLREKFEEDKKRKRS; from the coding sequence ATGAATAAATGTGGAGATTTCCTTAAGAAGAGCCGTGAAGCACAGAACCTTTCGCAAAAAGATGTCGCTTCATTTTTCGAATACAATACACCTCAGTTCATCAGCAACTGGGAGCGCGGGCTTTCGCTTCCGCCTGTTCCAACAATTAGAAAACTGGCGAAGCTTTATAAAATCAGTGCGGAAAAGCTTTTCGAATTGATTCTTGAAGAGCAGCTTTTCCTGACGGAAAAATCTTTAAGAGAAAAGTTCGAAGAAGACAAAAAGCGCAAGCGTTCGTAG